The proteins below come from a single Micropterus dolomieu isolate WLL.071019.BEF.003 ecotype Adirondacks linkage group LG05, ASM2129224v1, whole genome shotgun sequence genomic window:
- the LOC123971184 gene encoding 5-hydroxytryptamine receptor 3A-like isoform X3, which translates to MTTLGKHRLSKQPRTSQLEISFLLCTYFLNLAVNNGFAAAGVNRVIAAAGSKLSCKQGHSGPTYESMQAVFDLQSFRPAVNLSNPTITNISFTLYAVLGVNEKTQILTTFLWLRLYWHHEFLVWDPDECDGVTRISLPVSRLWSPDIIVYEFVDDDVSQACPYVYLNYTGRIRWDRMLRLVSACNLEIFSFPFDVQNCTFTFGSYMHTIKDLRVSPALTFKEMSENSKRYLEASGEWELVDILGETSILQFGVDELDIITFWVVIKRRPILYVVNLLIPSSFLMLIDILSFYLPPHSVDRATFKMTLILGYTVFLLIMNNLLPSTANGTPIIGIYFSVCLALMVISLLETVVITNVLHHSSMKYQEVPHWVRVVVLKYIANLICYRWSEDVQPPSVTQKDKPDSSNGVSGPWIIQPASQTPAQHPASTGGTAALPELQQICQYLGDLRDHLTKLQKESELQDKWCHVGYVLDYLLFRIYLLLISCYALVIIFMWCVWINQS; encoded by the exons ATGACAACGCTCGGAAAACATCGTCTCAGCAAACAACCCCGCACGAGTCAGTTGGAAATCAGTTTCTTGCTTTGCACATACTTCTTAAATCTGGCCGTCAACAACGGATTCGCTGCTGCTGGTGTCAACCGAGTAATTGCAGCTGCTGGCAG TAAACTGTCCTGCAAACAAGGCCACAGTGGTCCAACCTATGAATCCATGCAGGCTGTGTTTGACCTACAATCCTTCAGGCCAGCAGTGAACCTCAGCAATCCCACCATAACCAACATCTCCTTCACTCTGTATGCTGTCCTGGGGGTG aatgaaaaaacacagataCTCACTACTTTCTTATGGCTGAGACTG TACTGGCACCATGAGTTCCTAGTTTGGGACCCTGATGAGTGTGACGGCGTCACCAGGATTTCTCTCCCTGTGAGTCGGCTCTGGTCTCCGGACATCATTGTGTATGAGTT TGTGGATGATGATGTTTCCCAAGCGTGTCCTTACGTCTACTTGAACTACACAGGTCGCATCCGCTGGGACAGGATGCTTAGGCTTGTCTCAGCCTGCAACCTGGAGATCTTCAGCTTTCCTTTTGACGTGCAGAATTGCACATTTACATTTGGCTCCTACATGCACACCA TAAAGGACTTGAGGGTGAGTCCGGCCCTGACCTTTAAGGAGATGTCTGAAAACTCAAAGCGTTACCTGGAAGCCAGTGGAGAGTGGGAGCTGGTGGACATACTGGGGGAGACCTCCATCCTCCAGTTTGGGGTTGACGAGTTGGACATCATCACCTTCTGG GTGGTCATAAAACGCCGGCCAATTCTCTACGTGGTCAACCTGCTGATCCCCAGCTCCTTCCTCATGCTCATCGACATCCTGTCCTTCTACCTGCCCCCCCATAGTGTCGACCGCGCCACCTTTAAGATGACCCTCATCCTGGGCTACACCGTCTTCCTGCTCATCATGAACAACCTGCTGCCCAGCACAGCAAACGGCACGCCCATCATAG GTATctatttctctgtgtgtctggcCCTCATGGTCATCAGTCTACTGGAGACAGTCGTCATTACCAATGTCCTCCACCACAGCTCCATGAAATATCAAGAGGTCCCCCACTGGGTAAGGGTGGTTGTGCTCAAATACATCGCCAACCTCATCTGCTACCGATGGTCGGAGGATGTCCAGCCCCCGTCTGTAACACAAAAGGATAAACCTGACAGCTCAAATGGCGTTTCAGGGCCGTGGATCATCCAACCAGCAAGCCAGACACCTGCCCAACACCCAGCCAGCACTGGAG GTACAGCTGCTCTGCCTGAGCTACAACAGATCTGTCAATATCTAGGAGACCTTCGTGACCACCTCACCAAGCTGCAGAAGGAGAGCGAGCTGCAGGACAAGTGGTGCCACGTAGGATATGTCCTCGACTACCTGCTCTTTCGCATCTATCTGCTGCTCATCTCCTGTTATGCCCTGGTCATCATCTTCATGTGGTGCGTCTGGATCAACCAGTCCTAA
- the LOC123971184 gene encoding 5-hydroxytryptamine receptor 3A-like isoform X2 — translation MTTLGKHRLSKQPRTSQLEISFLLCTYFLNLAVNNGFAAAGVNRVIAAAGRLVADGSSETSTMSLSQQSICIISSLLLNSVSLCFSKLSCKQGHSGPTYESMQAVFDLQSFRPAVNLSNPTITNISFTLYAVLGVNEKTQILTTFLWLRLYWHHEFLVWDPDECDGVTRISLPVSRLWSPDIIVYEFVDDDVSQACPYVYLNYTGRIRWDRMLRLVSACNLEIFSFPFDVQNCTFTFGSYMHTIKDLRVSPALTFKEMSENSKRYLEASGEWELVDILGETSILQFGVDELDIITFWVVIKRRPILYVVNLLIPSSFLMLIDILSFYLPPHSVDRATFKMTLILGYTVFLLIMNNLLPSTANGTPIIGIYFSVCLALMVISLLETVVITNVLHHSSMKYQEVPHWVRVVVLKYIANLICYRWSEDVQPPSVTQKDKPDSSNGVSGPWIIQPASQTPAQHPASTGGTAALPELQQICQYLGDLRDHLTKLQKESELQDKWCHVGYVLDYLLFRIYLLLISCYALVIIFMWCVWINQS, via the exons ATGACAACGCTCGGAAAACATCGTCTCAGCAAACAACCCCGCACGAGTCAGTTGGAAATCAGTTTCTTGCTTTGCACATACTTCTTAAATCTGGCCGTCAACAACGGATTCGCTGCTGCTGGTGTCAACCGAGTAATTGCAGCTGCTGGCAG ATTGGTGGCTGATGGTTCATCAGAAACATCCACCATGAGTCTGTCTCAGCAGAGCATCTGCATCATCTCAAGTTTACTCTTAAATTCAG TGTCTCTATGTTTTAGTAAACTGTCCTGCAAACAAGGCCACAGTGGTCCAACCTATGAATCCATGCAGGCTGTGTTTGACCTACAATCCTTCAGGCCAGCAGTGAACCTCAGCAATCCCACCATAACCAACATCTCCTTCACTCTGTATGCTGTCCTGGGGGTG aatgaaaaaacacagataCTCACTACTTTCTTATGGCTGAGACTG TACTGGCACCATGAGTTCCTAGTTTGGGACCCTGATGAGTGTGACGGCGTCACCAGGATTTCTCTCCCTGTGAGTCGGCTCTGGTCTCCGGACATCATTGTGTATGAGTT TGTGGATGATGATGTTTCCCAAGCGTGTCCTTACGTCTACTTGAACTACACAGGTCGCATCCGCTGGGACAGGATGCTTAGGCTTGTCTCAGCCTGCAACCTGGAGATCTTCAGCTTTCCTTTTGACGTGCAGAATTGCACATTTACATTTGGCTCCTACATGCACACCA TAAAGGACTTGAGGGTGAGTCCGGCCCTGACCTTTAAGGAGATGTCTGAAAACTCAAAGCGTTACCTGGAAGCCAGTGGAGAGTGGGAGCTGGTGGACATACTGGGGGAGACCTCCATCCTCCAGTTTGGGGTTGACGAGTTGGACATCATCACCTTCTGG GTGGTCATAAAACGCCGGCCAATTCTCTACGTGGTCAACCTGCTGATCCCCAGCTCCTTCCTCATGCTCATCGACATCCTGTCCTTCTACCTGCCCCCCCATAGTGTCGACCGCGCCACCTTTAAGATGACCCTCATCCTGGGCTACACCGTCTTCCTGCTCATCATGAACAACCTGCTGCCCAGCACAGCAAACGGCACGCCCATCATAG GTATctatttctctgtgtgtctggcCCTCATGGTCATCAGTCTACTGGAGACAGTCGTCATTACCAATGTCCTCCACCACAGCTCCATGAAATATCAAGAGGTCCCCCACTGGGTAAGGGTGGTTGTGCTCAAATACATCGCCAACCTCATCTGCTACCGATGGTCGGAGGATGTCCAGCCCCCGTCTGTAACACAAAAGGATAAACCTGACAGCTCAAATGGCGTTTCAGGGCCGTGGATCATCCAACCAGCAAGCCAGACACCTGCCCAACACCCAGCCAGCACTGGAG GTACAGCTGCTCTGCCTGAGCTACAACAGATCTGTCAATATCTAGGAGACCTTCGTGACCACCTCACCAAGCTGCAGAAGGAGAGCGAGCTGCAGGACAAGTGGTGCCACGTAGGATATGTCCTCGACTACCTGCTCTTTCGCATCTATCTGCTGCTCATCTCCTGTTATGCCCTGGTCATCATCTTCATGTGGTGCGTCTGGATCAACCAGTCCTAA
- the LOC123971184 gene encoding 5-hydroxytryptamine receptor 3A-like isoform X1, whose translation MGWAGVGHVVVVVRVRGSLQRINFYILLSGKDKCVCVCIYTAVGTIFALHTIRLVADGSSETSTMSLSQQSICIISSLLLNSVSLCFSKLSCKQGHSGPTYESMQAVFDLQSFRPAVNLSNPTITNISFTLYAVLGVNEKTQILTTFLWLRLYWHHEFLVWDPDECDGVTRISLPVSRLWSPDIIVYEFVDDDVSQACPYVYLNYTGRIRWDRMLRLVSACNLEIFSFPFDVQNCTFTFGSYMHTIKDLRVSPALTFKEMSENSKRYLEASGEWELVDILGETSILQFGVDELDIITFWVVIKRRPILYVVNLLIPSSFLMLIDILSFYLPPHSVDRATFKMTLILGYTVFLLIMNNLLPSTANGTPIIGIYFSVCLALMVISLLETVVITNVLHHSSMKYQEVPHWVRVVVLKYIANLICYRWSEDVQPPSVTQKDKPDSSNGVSGPWIIQPASQTPAQHPASTGGTAALPELQQICQYLGDLRDHLTKLQKESELQDKWCHVGYVLDYLLFRIYLLLISCYALVIIFMWCVWINQS comes from the exons ATGGGTTGGGCTGGAGTTGGGCATGTAGTGGTTGTGGTTAGAGTTAGGGGAAGTCTCCAGAGAATTAATTTCTACATCCTGCTAAGTGGCaaagacaaatgtgtgtgtgtgtgcatttacacTGCAGTAGGAACTATCTTTGCTTTACACACAATTAGATTGGTGGCTGATGGTTCATCAGAAACATCCACCATGAGTCTGTCTCAGCAGAGCATCTGCATCATCTCAAGTTTACTCTTAAATTCAG TGTCTCTATGTTTTAGTAAACTGTCCTGCAAACAAGGCCACAGTGGTCCAACCTATGAATCCATGCAGGCTGTGTTTGACCTACAATCCTTCAGGCCAGCAGTGAACCTCAGCAATCCCACCATAACCAACATCTCCTTCACTCTGTATGCTGTCCTGGGGGTG aatgaaaaaacacagataCTCACTACTTTCTTATGGCTGAGACTG TACTGGCACCATGAGTTCCTAGTTTGGGACCCTGATGAGTGTGACGGCGTCACCAGGATTTCTCTCCCTGTGAGTCGGCTCTGGTCTCCGGACATCATTGTGTATGAGTT TGTGGATGATGATGTTTCCCAAGCGTGTCCTTACGTCTACTTGAACTACACAGGTCGCATCCGCTGGGACAGGATGCTTAGGCTTGTCTCAGCCTGCAACCTGGAGATCTTCAGCTTTCCTTTTGACGTGCAGAATTGCACATTTACATTTGGCTCCTACATGCACACCA TAAAGGACTTGAGGGTGAGTCCGGCCCTGACCTTTAAGGAGATGTCTGAAAACTCAAAGCGTTACCTGGAAGCCAGTGGAGAGTGGGAGCTGGTGGACATACTGGGGGAGACCTCCATCCTCCAGTTTGGGGTTGACGAGTTGGACATCATCACCTTCTGG GTGGTCATAAAACGCCGGCCAATTCTCTACGTGGTCAACCTGCTGATCCCCAGCTCCTTCCTCATGCTCATCGACATCCTGTCCTTCTACCTGCCCCCCCATAGTGTCGACCGCGCCACCTTTAAGATGACCCTCATCCTGGGCTACACCGTCTTCCTGCTCATCATGAACAACCTGCTGCCCAGCACAGCAAACGGCACGCCCATCATAG GTATctatttctctgtgtgtctggcCCTCATGGTCATCAGTCTACTGGAGACAGTCGTCATTACCAATGTCCTCCACCACAGCTCCATGAAATATCAAGAGGTCCCCCACTGGGTAAGGGTGGTTGTGCTCAAATACATCGCCAACCTCATCTGCTACCGATGGTCGGAGGATGTCCAGCCCCCGTCTGTAACACAAAAGGATAAACCTGACAGCTCAAATGGCGTTTCAGGGCCGTGGATCATCCAACCAGCAAGCCAGACACCTGCCCAACACCCAGCCAGCACTGGAG GTACAGCTGCTCTGCCTGAGCTACAACAGATCTGTCAATATCTAGGAGACCTTCGTGACCACCTCACCAAGCTGCAGAAGGAGAGCGAGCTGCAGGACAAGTGGTGCCACGTAGGATATGTCCTCGACTACCTGCTCTTTCGCATCTATCTGCTGCTCATCTCCTGTTATGCCCTGGTCATCATCTTCATGTGGTGCGTCTGGATCAACCAGTCCTAA
- the LOC123971184 gene encoding 5-hydroxytryptamine receptor 3C-like isoform X6, with protein MGWAGVGHVVVVVRVRGSLQRINFYILLSGKDKCVCVCIYTAVGTIFALHTIRLVADGSSETSTMSLSQQSICIISSLLLNSVSLCFSKLSCKQGHSGPTYESMQAVFDLQSFRPAVNLSNPTITNISFTLYAVLGVNEKTQILTTFLWLRLYWHHEFLVWDPDECDGVTRISLPVSRLWSPDIIVYEFVDDDVSQACPYVYLNYTGRIRWDRMLRLVSACNLEIFSFPFDVQNCTFTFGSYMHTIKDLRVSPALTFKEMSENSKRYLEASGEWELVDILGETSILQFGVDELDIITFWVVIKRRPILYVVNLLIPSSFLMLIDILSFYLPPHSVDRATFKMTLILGYTVFLLIMNNLLPSTANGTPIIGIYFSVCLALMVISLLETVVITNVLHHSSMKYQEVPHWGRGSSNQQARHLPNTQPALEVIKQTQMTNITLPTGAAQWPDLENTGGYI; from the exons ATGGGTTGGGCTGGAGTTGGGCATGTAGTGGTTGTGGTTAGAGTTAGGGGAAGTCTCCAGAGAATTAATTTCTACATCCTGCTAAGTGGCaaagacaaatgtgtgtgtgtgtgcatttacacTGCAGTAGGAACTATCTTTGCTTTACACACAATTAGATTGGTGGCTGATGGTTCATCAGAAACATCCACCATGAGTCTGTCTCAGCAGAGCATCTGCATCATCTCAAGTTTACTCTTAAATTCAG TGTCTCTATGTTTTAGTAAACTGTCCTGCAAACAAGGCCACAGTGGTCCAACCTATGAATCCATGCAGGCTGTGTTTGACCTACAATCCTTCAGGCCAGCAGTGAACCTCAGCAATCCCACCATAACCAACATCTCCTTCACTCTGTATGCTGTCCTGGGGGTG aatgaaaaaacacagataCTCACTACTTTCTTATGGCTGAGACTG TACTGGCACCATGAGTTCCTAGTTTGGGACCCTGATGAGTGTGACGGCGTCACCAGGATTTCTCTCCCTGTGAGTCGGCTCTGGTCTCCGGACATCATTGTGTATGAGTT TGTGGATGATGATGTTTCCCAAGCGTGTCCTTACGTCTACTTGAACTACACAGGTCGCATCCGCTGGGACAGGATGCTTAGGCTTGTCTCAGCCTGCAACCTGGAGATCTTCAGCTTTCCTTTTGACGTGCAGAATTGCACATTTACATTTGGCTCCTACATGCACACCA TAAAGGACTTGAGGGTGAGTCCGGCCCTGACCTTTAAGGAGATGTCTGAAAACTCAAAGCGTTACCTGGAAGCCAGTGGAGAGTGGGAGCTGGTGGACATACTGGGGGAGACCTCCATCCTCCAGTTTGGGGTTGACGAGTTGGACATCATCACCTTCTGG GTGGTCATAAAACGCCGGCCAATTCTCTACGTGGTCAACCTGCTGATCCCCAGCTCCTTCCTCATGCTCATCGACATCCTGTCCTTCTACCTGCCCCCCCATAGTGTCGACCGCGCCACCTTTAAGATGACCCTCATCCTGGGCTACACCGTCTTCCTGCTCATCATGAACAACCTGCTGCCCAGCACAGCAAACGGCACGCCCATCATAG GTATctatttctctgtgtgtctggcCCTCATGGTCATCAGTCTACTGGAGACAGTCGTCATTACCAATGTCCTCCACCACAGCTCCATGAAATATCAAGAGGTCCCCCACTGG GGCCGTGGATCATCCAACCAGCAAGCCAGACACCTGCCCAACACCCAGCCAGCACTGGAGGTAATTAAACAGACTCAAATGACAAACATTACTTTGCCAACTGGAGCTGCCCAGTGGCCTGACCTTGAAAATACTGGAGGttatatataa
- the LOC123971184 gene encoding 5-hydroxytryptamine receptor 3C-like isoform X5, which produces MGWAGVGHVVVVVRVRGSLQRINFYILLSGKDKCVCVCIYTAVGTIFALHTIRLVADGSSETSTMSLSQQSICIISSLLLNSVSLCFSKLSCKQGHSGPTYESMQAVFDLQSFRPAVNLSNPTITNISFTLYAVLGVNEKTQILTTFLWLRLYWHHEFLVWDPDECDGVTRISLPVSRLWSPDIIVYEFVDDDVSQACPYVYLNYTGRIRWDRMLRLVSACNLEIFSFPFDVQNCTFTFGSYMHTIKDLRVSPALTFKEMSENSKRYLEASGEWELVDILGETSILQFGVDELDIITFWVVIKRRPILYVVNLLIPSSFLMLIDILSFYLPPHSVDRATFKMTLILGYTVFLLIMNNLLPSTANGTPIIGIYFSVCLALMVISLLETVVITNVLHHSSMKYQEVPHWVRVVVLKYIANLICYRWSEDVQPPSVTQKDKPDSSNGVSGPWIIQPASQTPAQHPASTGGCGE; this is translated from the exons ATGGGTTGGGCTGGAGTTGGGCATGTAGTGGTTGTGGTTAGAGTTAGGGGAAGTCTCCAGAGAATTAATTTCTACATCCTGCTAAGTGGCaaagacaaatgtgtgtgtgtgtgcatttacacTGCAGTAGGAACTATCTTTGCTTTACACACAATTAGATTGGTGGCTGATGGTTCATCAGAAACATCCACCATGAGTCTGTCTCAGCAGAGCATCTGCATCATCTCAAGTTTACTCTTAAATTCAG TGTCTCTATGTTTTAGTAAACTGTCCTGCAAACAAGGCCACAGTGGTCCAACCTATGAATCCATGCAGGCTGTGTTTGACCTACAATCCTTCAGGCCAGCAGTGAACCTCAGCAATCCCACCATAACCAACATCTCCTTCACTCTGTATGCTGTCCTGGGGGTG aatgaaaaaacacagataCTCACTACTTTCTTATGGCTGAGACTG TACTGGCACCATGAGTTCCTAGTTTGGGACCCTGATGAGTGTGACGGCGTCACCAGGATTTCTCTCCCTGTGAGTCGGCTCTGGTCTCCGGACATCATTGTGTATGAGTT TGTGGATGATGATGTTTCCCAAGCGTGTCCTTACGTCTACTTGAACTACACAGGTCGCATCCGCTGGGACAGGATGCTTAGGCTTGTCTCAGCCTGCAACCTGGAGATCTTCAGCTTTCCTTTTGACGTGCAGAATTGCACATTTACATTTGGCTCCTACATGCACACCA TAAAGGACTTGAGGGTGAGTCCGGCCCTGACCTTTAAGGAGATGTCTGAAAACTCAAAGCGTTACCTGGAAGCCAGTGGAGAGTGGGAGCTGGTGGACATACTGGGGGAGACCTCCATCCTCCAGTTTGGGGTTGACGAGTTGGACATCATCACCTTCTGG GTGGTCATAAAACGCCGGCCAATTCTCTACGTGGTCAACCTGCTGATCCCCAGCTCCTTCCTCATGCTCATCGACATCCTGTCCTTCTACCTGCCCCCCCATAGTGTCGACCGCGCCACCTTTAAGATGACCCTCATCCTGGGCTACACCGTCTTCCTGCTCATCATGAACAACCTGCTGCCCAGCACAGCAAACGGCACGCCCATCATAG GTATctatttctctgtgtgtctggcCCTCATGGTCATCAGTCTACTGGAGACAGTCGTCATTACCAATGTCCTCCACCACAGCTCCATGAAATATCAAGAGGTCCCCCACTGGGTAAGGGTGGTTGTGCTCAAATACATCGCCAACCTCATCTGCTACCGATGGTCGGAGGATGTCCAGCCCCCGTCTGTAACACAAAAGGATAAACCTGACAGCTCAAATGGCGTTTCAGGGCCGTGGATCATCCAACCAGCAAGCCAGACACCTGCCCAACACCCAGCCAGCACTGGAG GATGTGGAGAGTAA
- the LOC123971184 gene encoding 5-hydroxytryptamine receptor 3C-like isoform X7 has protein sequence MGWAGVGHVVVVVRVRGSLQRINFYILLSGKDKCVCVCIYTAVGTIFALHTIRLVADGSSETSTMSLSQQSICIISSLLLNSVSLCFSKLSCKQGHSGPTYESMQAVFDLQSFRPAVNLSNPTITNISFTLYAVLGVNEKTQILTTFLWLRLYWHHEFLVWDPDECDGVTRISLPVSRLWSPDIIVYEFVDDDVSQACPYVYLNYTGRIRWDRMLRLVSACNLEIFSFPFDVQNCTFTFGSYMHTIKDLRVSPALTFKEMSENSKRYLEASGEWELVDILGETSILQFGVDELDIITFWVVIKRRPILYVVNLLIPSSFLMLIDILSFYLPPHSVDRATFKMTLILGYTVFLLIMNNLLPSTANGTPIIGIYFSVCLALMVISLLETVVITNVLHHSSMKYQEVPHWGRGSSNQQARHLPNTQPALEVQLLCLSYNRSVNI, from the exons ATGGGTTGGGCTGGAGTTGGGCATGTAGTGGTTGTGGTTAGAGTTAGGGGAAGTCTCCAGAGAATTAATTTCTACATCCTGCTAAGTGGCaaagacaaatgtgtgtgtgtgtgcatttacacTGCAGTAGGAACTATCTTTGCTTTACACACAATTAGATTGGTGGCTGATGGTTCATCAGAAACATCCACCATGAGTCTGTCTCAGCAGAGCATCTGCATCATCTCAAGTTTACTCTTAAATTCAG TGTCTCTATGTTTTAGTAAACTGTCCTGCAAACAAGGCCACAGTGGTCCAACCTATGAATCCATGCAGGCTGTGTTTGACCTACAATCCTTCAGGCCAGCAGTGAACCTCAGCAATCCCACCATAACCAACATCTCCTTCACTCTGTATGCTGTCCTGGGGGTG aatgaaaaaacacagataCTCACTACTTTCTTATGGCTGAGACTG TACTGGCACCATGAGTTCCTAGTTTGGGACCCTGATGAGTGTGACGGCGTCACCAGGATTTCTCTCCCTGTGAGTCGGCTCTGGTCTCCGGACATCATTGTGTATGAGTT TGTGGATGATGATGTTTCCCAAGCGTGTCCTTACGTCTACTTGAACTACACAGGTCGCATCCGCTGGGACAGGATGCTTAGGCTTGTCTCAGCCTGCAACCTGGAGATCTTCAGCTTTCCTTTTGACGTGCAGAATTGCACATTTACATTTGGCTCCTACATGCACACCA TAAAGGACTTGAGGGTGAGTCCGGCCCTGACCTTTAAGGAGATGTCTGAAAACTCAAAGCGTTACCTGGAAGCCAGTGGAGAGTGGGAGCTGGTGGACATACTGGGGGAGACCTCCATCCTCCAGTTTGGGGTTGACGAGTTGGACATCATCACCTTCTGG GTGGTCATAAAACGCCGGCCAATTCTCTACGTGGTCAACCTGCTGATCCCCAGCTCCTTCCTCATGCTCATCGACATCCTGTCCTTCTACCTGCCCCCCCATAGTGTCGACCGCGCCACCTTTAAGATGACCCTCATCCTGGGCTACACCGTCTTCCTGCTCATCATGAACAACCTGCTGCCCAGCACAGCAAACGGCACGCCCATCATAG GTATctatttctctgtgtgtctggcCCTCATGGTCATCAGTCTACTGGAGACAGTCGTCATTACCAATGTCCTCCACCACAGCTCCATGAAATATCAAGAGGTCCCCCACTGG GGCCGTGGATCATCCAACCAGCAAGCCAGACACCTGCCCAACACCCAGCCAGCACTGGAG GTACAGCTGCTCTGCCTGAGCTACAACAGATCTGTCAATATCTAG
- the LOC123971184 gene encoding 5-hydroxytryptamine receptor 3C-like isoform X4, with protein sequence MGWAGVGHVVVVVRVRGSLQRINFYILLSGKDKCVCVCIYTAVGTIFALHTIRLVADGSSETSTMSLSQQSICIISSLLLNSVSLCFSKLSCKQGHSGPTYESMQAVFDLQSFRPAVNLSNPTITNISFTLYAVLGVNEKTQILTTFLWLRLYWHHEFLVWDPDECDGVTRISLPVSRLWSPDIIVYEFVDDDVSQACPYVYLNYTGRIRWDRMLRLVSACNLEIFSFPFDVQNCTFTFGSYMHTIKDLRVSPALTFKEMSENSKRYLEASGEWELVDILGETSILQFGVDELDIITFWVVIKRRPILYVVNLLIPSSFLMLIDILSFYLPPHSVDRATFKMTLILGYTVFLLIMNNLLPSTANGTPIIGIYFSVCLALMVISLLETVVITNVLHHSSMKYQEVPHWGRGSSNQQARHLPNTQPALEDVESKSNSGASGNQSPGGCDTQTGRVTPAKSAVLGTAKRLHRILKLCLWQRT encoded by the exons ATGGGTTGGGCTGGAGTTGGGCATGTAGTGGTTGTGGTTAGAGTTAGGGGAAGTCTCCAGAGAATTAATTTCTACATCCTGCTAAGTGGCaaagacaaatgtgtgtgtgtgtgcatttacacTGCAGTAGGAACTATCTTTGCTTTACACACAATTAGATTGGTGGCTGATGGTTCATCAGAAACATCCACCATGAGTCTGTCTCAGCAGAGCATCTGCATCATCTCAAGTTTACTCTTAAATTCAG TGTCTCTATGTTTTAGTAAACTGTCCTGCAAACAAGGCCACAGTGGTCCAACCTATGAATCCATGCAGGCTGTGTTTGACCTACAATCCTTCAGGCCAGCAGTGAACCTCAGCAATCCCACCATAACCAACATCTCCTTCACTCTGTATGCTGTCCTGGGGGTG aatgaaaaaacacagataCTCACTACTTTCTTATGGCTGAGACTG TACTGGCACCATGAGTTCCTAGTTTGGGACCCTGATGAGTGTGACGGCGTCACCAGGATTTCTCTCCCTGTGAGTCGGCTCTGGTCTCCGGACATCATTGTGTATGAGTT TGTGGATGATGATGTTTCCCAAGCGTGTCCTTACGTCTACTTGAACTACACAGGTCGCATCCGCTGGGACAGGATGCTTAGGCTTGTCTCAGCCTGCAACCTGGAGATCTTCAGCTTTCCTTTTGACGTGCAGAATTGCACATTTACATTTGGCTCCTACATGCACACCA TAAAGGACTTGAGGGTGAGTCCGGCCCTGACCTTTAAGGAGATGTCTGAAAACTCAAAGCGTTACCTGGAAGCCAGTGGAGAGTGGGAGCTGGTGGACATACTGGGGGAGACCTCCATCCTCCAGTTTGGGGTTGACGAGTTGGACATCATCACCTTCTGG GTGGTCATAAAACGCCGGCCAATTCTCTACGTGGTCAACCTGCTGATCCCCAGCTCCTTCCTCATGCTCATCGACATCCTGTCCTTCTACCTGCCCCCCCATAGTGTCGACCGCGCCACCTTTAAGATGACCCTCATCCTGGGCTACACCGTCTTCCTGCTCATCATGAACAACCTGCTGCCCAGCACAGCAAACGGCACGCCCATCATAG GTATctatttctctgtgtgtctggcCCTCATGGTCATCAGTCTACTGGAGACAGTCGTCATTACCAATGTCCTCCACCACAGCTCCATGAAATATCAAGAGGTCCCCCACTGG GGCCGTGGATCATCCAACCAGCAAGCCAGACACCTGCCCAACACCCAGCCAGCACTGGAG GATGTGGAGAGTAAAAGCAACAgcggtgccagtggtaatcagAGCCCTGGGGGCTGTGAcacccaaactgggagagtgacTCCAGCCAAGAGTGCAGtactaggaacagctaagagaCTGCACAGAATCCTGAAACTGTGCCTCTGGCAGAGGACCTGA